The stretch of DNA AATAGActccagagttccaaaatagTTAAATCAGATAAATTCTTTCCATACAATTGTTTTCTAGGTAAACAGAACGTTTCCTAATGTTTCCCACCACCCCACTATCTTCCCAGAATCGTCTTTCCCTTGAGGAAatttgacttttgttttcttgaaagcTGCTGAAGTTAAGATGAGTTCAATGACCAGGGAGACTTTCTGACTGTGACAAttggaaataaagaaatgacaaaaatatattgcatgtgtgtgttgcttttttacttaacaaagtatttttatatgCACATGTCACTTCATCTTTCCAGTATCCctactgaaaagcaaagaaatgtcTAAAATGCCCATCTTACAGAAGAGGAATTTATCTCAGAATGCCTAGATTGCCCTGAGTGGGACAGCTAGTTGTTGCAGCCTTTGACTCAGAAGTAGGGCATTTGGATTTTAGTGCTTGCTCTATAATACTTCTCTGCATAATCAGTAGTGGTTATAAGAAAAAAGGATGAGTCTAGATTGAAGAGCATTAAACATTAGGTACACTACCTCATGTACCCAACGCTGTTCCCAATACAAATATGTTTGATTCAGGACAATTTGTTTCTACAATTTAAACCTTTACTCCTCTGCAGAGaccagacttctttttttttatctccctTGTTACTTTCCTTCCTCCAATCATGTTCTTGTGAAAAGAATTGATATGTCTAAACTTCACAAGTACTTCCTTATGTTTCAGCTATTGACAGATTTAAAGTCTAAATCATGGGGCAGAAATATGACACAGTAGGCATCTAAGGgttggaaaataacattttaatcagGTTGAATTTTACAGTTTCTTGATTCACACTGTGTAGATAGTGCTTTCTTGTTCTGCCTGGCCACTGTGCAGATTCCATACGATATGGGTTTACAGATATAGAAGAGCCTTATATGCAGTgctcccattttgtagatggaaAGCTAATGCCCAAagaggtaaaccaattttttaaagtcactttatGCAAATTTaacctttgttttgttgacagaTGATTCAGTTAAGTCCTAGCTCAGTGATTAGTAATCTGTGGAAAGTTTCCATCTGACCCTGTCAGAGAGATTTAGTACACAGAATATTTGCTAGAGAATGTCCTTAGAATCAACACCTGTGGAAAGAAAGGGGCATATGCAGGAGAGGGcgggggcaggggaagtggagcTGTCATAGGCAAACTCCGTTTCTGGTCACTTAAACCAACACCACAAGAAACTCTGGAGCTATAATGATCCATCAGGGCTGTCCCAATTTGATTACAATAACCAGGACTTTCTAGTCCAGCCTCCCTCTGTTGGATATGAGCCACACCAGGAAGGTATCACCTTGGGCAAAGAAGCTCTACACCTGAGGCAATCCCTGGAGGGTTGACAACTGAAGGCATTCTGTAATAGCAGTTCCAGCAACGGGGTCAACCAGACCTTCCTTGAAGGGGGGAATCAAAGCAGTTCCTCTTCACATCCATTAAAAGAGCCTTGCCAAATTGGAGGATTAGAGATTGTGTCCAAGAGTTATCAACACTTATTGCAAAACTTGGACTTGGAATGAGGATTCTCTGGCTACGATCCTCTTTCTTTACTATTCTCCTTTGCTATTAGAATCCAAAATCTTTCTTAGGGGTTTGTGATTTGGAATTATTTGTGATTCTTAGATATGAACTGTTGAACTGTGAAGAGACTTGCCAATCTGGTTGGCTCAATCTATTTATCTTCATGCtcaaccaccacaacaaaaacatTTCAGTCTATCCCTGAAGGTTTAACAGATTCTGATATAGAGCAGAATACTTAATACCAAGTTCTCCAAATCTCTCCAAActctgtaacttaaaaaaaaaaatctgtttactcCATTCTCTCTGGAGCTACATGTTGATAAATGATTACCCTAAggaattttctgaattttctgacATCTTTTGTGTCTGCAGACATCATTCTTCATCTGATGAGTACTGAACCAAAATTCTCCAGTACCATAGAGAATTTAAGGTTATGATTGAGACTTTGCTATGAACTGACACAGGCTTCACCTTTGACTTGAATTCAGTCATTATATTCCATCTGCTCACTATATTGACATGTCaatgtcttgtttattttttaagcatttgctCAAGGGCTACCTCCTCCAAaaggattaaatgatttaatacttaaaaaaaaatcttcaaacataCCTATGTAAggattcaataataataataataataattattattatctttttaatggctTTGAATCTTTTGCATGGAGTTCTGTAATACACACTCTACAGCCTATTACTTGGTGTGTTAAaggcaaaatatatattttttcccacatACCATTGCTACTTGCAGCTGTGGTTTCAGAGACTATAACTACTACTTGGTCCACACCCCAGGCATAGTGTTCAAGCAGTAGCACAGAgaggagagaataagagagagagtgcTAGAATCACCCACAAGGCACTGAATCACAGGAGCTTCAGGAACCACCTGTCCCAAATGCCCCAATAATACCTCAAGCCAGTTGACCCTGTGTGTCTGTGGCACTCCTTCTTCAATGTGGTAAAGTGGTGCATCCCTTCTCTAGAAAACTGTCTTAAAACTTTCTTAATTTAGGAAAAATATAACACTGGAACTTTCATCCagacttctctttctgttttctgggaCCAAGTGGAccaatttctttccctcttctttaaaACTGCCCTTTAATATATGGAGGCACCTATTGTAGCTGATCACTCTAGAACACACTTGTAGAACTATGCCTTGTATATTGACTGGTTTCAAAGGCACTTTGTGTTACCTAGTCTCCTGCTTcatttttggtggctgagtatgGACTACAGATTAAATTTGATTCTTGGGTGGGTTAGTATCACAGTTCTCTCTTGTAGTCTGGTCTggaaattcctttctctttctttctacttaCCTAAatgtgacctttaaaaaaaagactgtttatGTATGCCAATGCCAAAGAATGCATGGCTCAATATCTTCTTCTCAGTAATCATTGCTGTAATCTTCTTTTAGGGACACTTATAACTATATGCTCAGTTCTTGCCATGCCCTCTCTGAGGAGCTAAAGAGAGTTATGCTCTTGGGCTGAGGATTTAGGAGTGAATCTTAGCATGTGGTTCTTTCCCTGATTCTATCTGCTTTGTAAAATTGGTATAAGTAAACATGACAGTGAAGCCCACAGAGAGAATTGATGTTACTGAAAAGATGAAGGAAGACAGACTGTTTGGATGTATGTGAGCACCAGGTTTtctttacattcattttaaaagttgCTATTTTTTGTAAATGGTAATACATTTATGTGGTTCAAAAATCCAAACAATGTTaacaaatataaacagaaaatctgGCTCCCACCCCTGTCTCTATTCACTCTGTTTTCCCTTCCTTACTGTGTTTATCCTTTTacggtttatttttaaaatgacaagcaaatataaatgcatatacGTATTTCTCCCCCTTTTTGCACAATGGGTAATTATAGCAGAAACCAGTAATGCTCACCAATATTCATGTTCTCCTCTATGTAGGAGAGACTTTGTGTGTATTTGCATGAGAAACTGACAAGAAGGAAATATATCATAAATCTACCACATTTTCTAATGCATTGTCACATCAAAAAAACTGTGACTCAGGACTGATAatgcttttatgttttcttcatttcctcataTTTGCATCAGTGAGACACTGGCTGTGAAATTTGGACTGCTCCAAAAAAGCACAAACATTCACTTAAGATATGGCCACAGAAGATAGTGGGTAAAGAAGTACTTCCCAAGGAGGAGCCAGTTGCAATAGCAACAAATGGACAGGAGATCTTCTCCCAATGGCAGCATCAATAcccagtcaactaatcttccccACTCCCATTTTAAAAGCTCTTCAACTGCCTTTCCAAGGGGGATTTAAGAATTGCTATGGAAAATCACTTCTGTGTGTCTCCCATCCTTCCTTTTTCTGAATGagtattattattttggtaatCCTTCATTATTACACAATTACATATTCCATGTAGCTCCAAGGTTACTAGACCATAAGGAGATATATCCAGGTCCGACAGAAAGGATCGAATCAGATATGCTGAATTCAGTGGATTCAGACTTTGAGTTTGGTGCAGTTACTAGATAGGACTCCATGTTAGTTCTTTGGGAGAATGTAAGTATGTACAATATGTTGAAGAAGAATGAACTAGAAGTTTGATGGCCAGAATGGCACCCTATGGAATACATGGCTAGCGTTCTTTAATATCAATGTATTTTCTTCCTCCTGAGCATACAGGTAGACtacatttttcttgtctttcttgtgGTTCAAGATGACCACATGACTGAGTTTTGACTAATGAAAAAACAGAAGTGATGTGCCCCTTTTCAGATTTGTCCATAAAAACCTTCTTCATGTGATTCTTACTCTCTTGGCACTCATCTGCTAGCTGAACAGTGCAGACCCCAAAGACTTAGAGGAGGAAAAAGTCACAGAATCGTGTGGATCCCTGAGTTATAGCCTAGAGCAGAACTCATCGGGAATTTGCTCTTCAGATCTCCTTTTGAACTGGATGGTAaagcctcttcctcttcttccagccATTACCTCCTTGAATGCCTGACCAGATGCCAGTGCTCTTCACATGTTCGTGTGCCACTAGAAGtgtgtttgtcctggaagctttttatctctctttttattttcagtgacagaCAGCCTAGCtgcatatagtattcttggctgtatatttttctcatttagtgctctgaatatttcCTGCCTGTCATTTCTGGCCTGCCAGCTCTCTGTGGAGAGGTCTGCTGCCAAGCTAATATttataccattgtatgttacagacctcttctcctgagctgctttcagaatattctctttgtcactgagatttgtaagttttactattagatgatggggtgttgacctatttttattgattttgaggggggcttctctgtgccacctggattttgatgtttgtttccttccccaaattagggatgttctctgctataatttgctccaatataccatctgcccctctctctttcttcttctgggatcccaattattctaatattgtttcatcttatggtataaCTTATCTCTTTAATTCTCTcatcatggtccagtagttgtttatctctctttttctcagcttctttattctccatcatttggtcttctatatcatttattctctcttctgcctcatttatcctagtggttagaatctccattttttattgcacctcattaatagcttttttgttttcaaattggttagattttagttcttttatttccacagaaagggattctctaatatcttctatgatttttttcaagaccagctagcatcttgataatcatcattctaaactctagttctgacatcttactaatgtttgtattgattaggtccctacccattgatactgcctcttgttcttttttttgaggtgagtttttctgcctgtcattttatccagataagaagagatgaatgagagaacaaaatactaaaaggttagtaacgaccccagaaaaatgtacactaaccaaatcagaagagacccaaaactggggagagaagaaaggaggaaaaaaaaatctatctatctatctatctatctatctatctatctagattgGTGGGtaaaacagagccacacacttgatttggggtatattttggtctgttagaagaaactacctcccaaaattttaaagaaaggaaaaaaaatacacacacacacacacacacacaaataagggtaaacacgatgaagggatggaatatgactataaagataaaatttaaaaagattttaaacaaagaattgataagaagttggttgaaaaaaaaaaaaagaagaagagaatgtGATTAGGccagagactagaacaaagccacatcatacatttagggtatatttttatatgttagagAAAACAATaccccagaattttaaagaaagaaaaacttacatgtatataaaaataaggttaaatacaatgaagagatagaatatgactacaacaatgaaaatttaaaaatattttaaaaaaggtattgataagataaaatagttaaaagaggttaaaataggaaagagaaaaaataaaaaaataaaattagaaacaaaatttaaaaattttaactttgaaagactaaagaatcatgggaaaaaagtcatgaattctatgtgctgcattcccctagctctggagttccacagttctcattgataggtgaacttggtcttgcctggatgttcttattgatcttctgtgggaagggcctgttgcagtgattctcaaatgtctttgctagaggcggaattgcactgcccttgcctgaggccaggctaagtaatctgctccagtTCACTCTCAGTAGTTTTGTtctctgaatgctttctgtacagtTTTGGAGGAGGAgtatgaaaatggcagcctctcaATCTCTGGcccataggagctgagagctcaggccccactcctcagtgcaccctcagagaaaagcagtcaatcccttccatctccctggtctctggccacagtctgtgctcacctggcctgtgactgagcatttctgtctctggggcATGGtgccatttggagtctccaaacccagtagatTCCTGCTCCTCACTCCTGTGAGGAGCAGGGTGAGTCTCCCTGCTTCTGGCACCTGTGGGGTCTCTCCTTGAAAAAcagtggcccgactgtgccttggatcatgatTTAAGATAACCCCGAAATGAGAGCCCCCTCCTCAGgtctgtctctgtagttggcttccccgCTTTGATACCTGGTTGAATTATTGGTTGAATTTGATACCTGGTAAGAATTATTAgcaattcttaaatatttcaaatcaacTTAAGTATAGAAGGCTTGCTTATTTAAGTCTTCTTAGGTGACAAGCCGGAAAGGAGCCTAGCACTTGAGTCCAGGTCTCTAACCAACAACCACAATGTCATCACCGGTGAACTCATATGAGGGAACTTCAGGGTTGAGAGGTGCAGGCCCCTTCCTGATCCTGCCAGAAGCATCATAGTGTGACCCATGGCAAGGGCAGTAATAACCACCAAAATCTCCTGCATTTGCAATGGGTGCACAACCAAGATGAGTGCAAACCCCTATCAAGATAACCCATTCAGGTTTCTTTACTCGATCTAAATCATGCTGTGGGTCCCTCAACTGGGACACTTCAACTGCAGCCTCCTGCTCAATTTCCTTTTTGGTTCTATGGCACACAAACAGCGGTTTTCCTCTCCATTTGGAAGCCATGTTCTTGCCTTCTGGAATATCAGATAGCTTGATTTCGATCTTCGACATGGCCAACACATCAGCAGAAGCACTCATGCTGGAAACAAATTGCGAGACGACATTCTTGGCAGCATATGCAACACCTATACTAGTTGTTGCAGTTATCAAATAGGAGAAACCTTTTCTAACCTCACTGCTTTCTTTTGAAGACTTTGTACCATCTAACACTTCAGTGCGCCGATAGTCAGAGAAGTCAGGCACCCTGACGTCTGTGTGAcgtctgccacactcaggcatacctgctctttctgtgaccccacgggtccTGAGGCCACACTCTCCCTGTGAGAGCTCCACTCCCTGCTTAAgctctggagtgacatccctcagtgaagcagacttctaaaagttctgattttgtgctccactgctccaccacttgccaggagccggctcctcccctgtggtctatcttcccatatatcaccttggattcacttctcaaCACATtccaccttccagaaagtggttgcttttctgttcttagaattgctgctcttcttctcttcaatctcccattgAGTTTGTAGATgtccagaatggtttgataactatctagctgaattcttgTGACCTAacgaaatttaggtctcctactcctcttccATCTTGCTCCTCTCTGCTCCATGTACCACTAGAAGTCTGGAGTTGGAAATTTGCCTTTGGAAATTTTCTATGCCTATCCTGGCccatacttctctctctctctctggaattttAAGACATCACCCCAGAGCATACTTTACAGAGTCTGTTTCAGAATTGTACATTGGTTCTTACTCATCAGATCATAAACTGCTTGAACTCATAGATAATGTCTTTTGCTTCTTTCACCACCTCAGTGCCCAGTAAAGTGCATGATACATAGTGGGGGTTCAGTATGTCTTAATTAATCAATTCACTGACTTCTCAGTGGAGCAGATTAGAGGTGACTGGGGTGCTTGAATGAGCTATCTCTGAACTTTTGACCCTATCCAGAGGTCTACAGGAGTGTTTTGGCATGTCATCCAAGAAAGATTGTAAGTCAagagaaaatgatcatttttacTGATGATTCAGCCAAAGTCGAACATCTACTAATCCAGAAAATTCTGCTGACAGCTTTGCTTTTGTTAACTTTTAAGTATTAATGATTCTATAAGAAGATCAGCTGGGGGTTATGTTCCCTTATTTCAGGTGGTTAAGTAAagtgtttctgggaatgtatacTTGCCAAAGGACATTCTTTGAGTTTAGAAGGaaattacttttatatattgtctttttaaaagggaGTCATTTGCTTTTGGGGAGATTTAAAAGGTTTATAGTGGAAGGAGCTTATAAATATTGGTACAT from Neovison vison isolate M4711 chromosome 6, ASM_NN_V1, whole genome shotgun sequence encodes:
- the LOC122910115 gene encoding cytochrome b-c1 complex subunit Rieske, mitochondrial-like — protein: MPECGRRHTDVRVPDFSDYRRTEVLDGTKSSKESSEVRKGFSYLITATTSIGVAYAAKNVVSQFVSSMSASADVLAMSKIEIKLSDIPEGKNMASKWRGKPLFVCHRTKKEIEQEAAVEVSQLRDPQHDLDRVKKPEWVILIGVCTHLGCAPIANAGDFGGYYCPCHGSHYDASGRIRKGPAPLNPEVPSYEFTGDDIVVVG